In the genome of Aspergillus luchuensis IFO 4308 DNA, chromosome 2, nearly complete sequence, one region contains:
- a CDS encoding Zn(II)2Cys6 transcription factor (COG:K;~EggNog:ENOG410PHDW;~InterPro:IPR036864,IPR007219,IPR001138;~PFAM:PF00172;~go_function: GO:0000981 - DNA-binding transcription factor activity, RNA polymerase II-specific [Evidence IEA];~go_function: GO:0003677 - DNA binding [Evidence IEA];~go_function: GO:0008270 - zinc ion binding [Evidence IEA];~go_process: GO:0006351 - transcription, DNA-templated [Evidence IEA];~go_process: GO:0006355 - regulation of transcription, DNA-templated [Evidence IEA]) — protein sequence MTRSTGARLYRACLRCRQRKTKCDLKYTEEGTNAPCSKCNLEGHQCMPATSRRGGDYSRFRGRRRGNTETQTPRSSEQSETKTELKPNARQAETVGVDNDTLFRGGVRNPLEALQILAQTAATVGEDDSIPSPERLPKRSDDTGHEVVKSVPSKPHNQPRASIMATEIVKEGVIDAVDIEPLVQYYTINYHPYFPVVSSSLLYTEDPEHQWATETFLLTSVLTIATQNRPDQKHLHTRIRGYIDKLILRVTLGARSVRHVGTVEGLLLLAEWMPHLMLSQDQPYSNNSEQSNAYDEDCVAWNLIGLAVRQAYLLHLDTQSFPFEVESEPLSMRCRRRLAWIFTYLADRQISIQMGQAFWSRGPSLSTRFRTQDYPSLQPEITGGTDYASFVQAQVELTTIFGNTHDILYALKSRTLQIMLAGDYPKYLDDSAKAMEMWKGTWSNVDIPPSLRCLLTLQYQYLQLYVNAFAFQAVLYRSSKALTNTSHDDNAPLFPDGVMASADARHIYAAISAARDLLQTFVEEITPSDIVKFLPVRYYLYEIYASVFLFKAYSVGAIPPDESQTYFNLTRQFISMLKATATSQKHIAHRYAKLLGHLWCHGKVTPELHQGGAIQEDEYTTLQEDAAGAPANSDGFLQPVNVDTDLMDVFSGSLPLDLGRSWDSDFYDETLFSSLPFFRGFRDLEGDYVA from the exons ATGACTAGAAGTACCGGCGCAAGGCTCTACCGGGCATGTCTTCGTTGTCGACAACGGAAAACGAAATGTGATTT GAAATATACGGAAGAAGGAACCAATGCGCCATGCTCGAAGTGCAACCTGGAAGGCCACCAATGCATGCCAGCCACGTCCCGAAGAGGAGGTGACTACTCTCGATTTCGGGGTCGTCGTCGGGGAAACACCGAGACGCAGACCCCGAGGTCCAGTGAGCAGAGTGAAACCAAGACAGAACTAAAACCGAATGCCCGGCAGGCGGAAACGGTGGGCGTGGACAATGATACCCTTTTCCGTGGGGGTGTCCGGAATCCCTTAGAAGCTCTTCAAATCCTTGCTCAGACAGCTGCTACTGTGGGGGAAGATGACAGTATACCTTCGCCCGAGAGGCTCCCTAAAAGATCGGATGACACAGGGCATGAGGTGGTGAAGTCTGTACCTTCTAAGCCTCACAACCAACCTAGGGCATCCATAATGGCCACAGAGATCGTCAAGGAGGGAGTCATCGACGCAGTCGACATTGAACCCCTGGTACAATA CTATACCATAAACTATCATCCTTATTTTCCTGTCGTGTCCAGCAGTCTATTATACACAGAAGACCCCGAGCACCAATGGGCTACTGAGACGTTTCTCCTTACCTCCGTCCTTACAATAGCCACTCAGAACAGGCCGGATCAGAAACATCTTCACACCCGGATCAGGGGGTATATCGATAAATTAATCCTACGTGTCACCCTTGGTGCTCGGAGCGTGCGACATGTTGGAACTGTTGAAGGCTTACTACTTCTAGCTGAGTGGATGCCTCATCTAATGCTTTCCCAGGATCAGCCTTACAGCAATAACTCGGAGCAAAGCAATGCATATGACGAAGACTGCGTAGCATGGAACCTGATAGGCCTTGCAGTCAGACAGGCATACTTATTACATTTAGACACACAATCCTTTCCTTTTGAGGTGGAATCCGAGCCACTTAGTATGCGCTGCCGGAGACGACTGGCGTGGATAT TTACTTATCTCGCCGACCGGCAAATATCAATCCAAATGGGCCAAGCATTCTGGTCCCGCGGACCTAGTCTGTCGACCCGATTCCGCACCCAAGATTACCCATCCCTCCAACCGGAGATCACTGGCGGAACGGATTACGCATCCTTTGTCCAGGCTCAAGTAGAACTAACAACTATCTTCGGAAACACCCACGACATTCTGTACGCATTAAAGTCGCGCACCCTACAGATAATGCTCGCTGGCGACTACCCCAAATACCTCGACGATTCCGCTAAAGCAATGGAGATGTGGAAGGGAACCTGGTCAAACGTCGACATTCCCCCGTCTCTGCGCTGTCTCCTCACCCTACAATATCAGTACTTACAACTATATGTCAACGCTTTCGCATTCCAAGCAGTTCTATATCGCTCCTCTAAAGCCCTCACCAATACGAGTCATGACGACAACGCACCCTTATTCCCAGACGGCGTCATGGCCAGTGCCGATGCTCGCCATATCTACGCAGCCATCAGCGCAGCCAGAGATTTACTCCAAACATTCGTCGAAGAGATAACCCCATCCGATATTGTGAAGTTCCTTCCCGTTCGCTATTACCT CTACGAAATCTACGCctccgtcttcctcttcaaagCTTACTCCGTCGGAGCCATCCCTCCCGACGAATCCCAAACATACTTCAACTTAACCCGACAATTCATTTCTATGCTCAAAGCTACCGCTACAAGTCAAAAGCATATTGCCCATCGCTACGCAAAACTACTAGGTCATCTATGGTGTCATGGGAAGGTTACTCCCGAGTTGCACCAGGGTGGTGCCATCCAAGAGGACGAATATACCACTCTCCAGGAGGACGCAGCTGGCGCGCCTGCAAATTCTGACGGTTTTTTACAGCCAGTCAACGTGGATACTGATTTGATGGATGTGTTTTCGGGTTCTTTGCCGCTGGATCTGGGCCGCTCTTGGGATTCCGATTTTTATGATGAGACGCTGTTTTCCAGTTTGCCGTTCTTTCGTGGGTTTCGGGACCTGGAGGGTGATTATGTTGCGTGA
- a CDS encoding phytanoyl-CoA dioxygenase family protein (COG:I;~EggNog:ENOG410PVQ7;~InterPro:IPR008775;~PFAM:PF05721), producing MSTTALCESEVFTSARLVASDCKLPPDDRYGEYYPTDPKNLKLESNFGPMLPEKIGYIQPTSKDTPIEVMRERLIRDGYLFVKNLLPRDQVLECRRSYFSYMEPSGLLREGTDPVDGIFSDKDSRKYLPPGNLRRLFGLKDDYESDKYVELMIKAHEERFYLQLCGSTELRDFIRKLTEWKDITMLQRTMLRAFVPDSELTPVHFDQMYLRAGPPTSLTAWVPIGDVSLEGSGLMYLEKSVDIGRQTEEEFARNAVNLTDEERVSAFNKNMNDGGFLSRDTVAYGENAKRKWLITEYEAGDVIFHDPFLVHASCKNKDPERRIRLATDLRFVNSNEPFDKRWMKVWRPLDGL from the exons ATGTCAACAACGGCTCTTTGTGAATCCGAGGTCTTTACCTCCGCTCGTCTCGTAGCAAGCGATTGCAAACTACCTCCAGATGACAGATACGGAGAATACTATCCCACAGATCCCAAGAATCTCAAGCTCGAATCCAACTTTGGGCCCATGCTGCCGGAGAAGATTGGATACATCCAACCCACATCGAAAGACACGCCCATTGAGGTCATGCGAGAGAGACTTATTCGTGATGGGTATCTATTC GTCAAGAATCTGCTCCCACGGGACCAAGTACTGGAATGCCGCAGGAGCTATTTCTCCTACATGGAGCCCTCTGGTCTTCTCAGAGAAGGAACAGACCCCGTCGATGGAATCTTCAGTGACAAAGATAGTCGCAAGTACCTACCCCCGGGAAATCTGCGGCGACTTTTCGGCCTGAAGGATGACTACGAGTCGGATAAGTATGTGGAGCTGATGATCAAGGCGCACGAGGAGCGGTTTTATCTTCAATTGTGCGGGAGTACCGAACTGCGTGACTTCATCCGCAAACTCACGGAATGGAAAGACATCACGATGCTGCAGCGGACAATGCTTCGTGCCTTTGTGCCCGATAGCGAGTTGACACCTGTTCACTTCGATCAAATGTACCTTCGCGCGGGTCCGCCCACCAGCCTTACAGCGTGGGTCCCGATCGGAGATGTTTCGCTTGAGGGTAGCGGGCTGATGTACCTTGAGAAATCGGTCGATATCGGTCGACAGACCGAGGAAGAATTCGCACGGAATGCAGTAAATCTGACTGATGAGGAGCGTGTCTCGGCGTTCAATAAGAACATGAATGATGGGGGTTTTCTCAGTCGTGATACAGTCGCGTATGGCGAAAATGCCAAGCGCAAGTGGTTGATCACCGAATATGAAGCTGGGGATGTGATCTTCCACGACCCCTTCCTGGTGCATGCTAGctgcaagaacaaggaccCTGAAAGGAGAATTCGGTTGGCTACTGATCTCAGATTCGTGAATTCAAATGAGCCGTTTGACAAG CGCTGGATGAAGGTCTGGCGTCCGCTCGACGGGCTATGA
- a CDS encoding putative cyanamide hydratase (COG:S;~EggNog:ENOG410Q2BR;~InterPro:IPR017771,IPR003607), protein MCNDEIKANGWSSMPANAGAIFTDQSFIERAEAMQLDTIIFPFDDPVVSKTWEYARAVLHPQTLNHSMRVYFYGMVITTQQFPEIAASLNPVTWALTCLLHDIGTAEENLTATRMSFDIYGGIKALHVLKEFGATADQAEAVAEAIIRHEDMGVDGTITYFGQLIQLATTYDNTGVHPHVKSFEGLVHQTTRKQINEAYPRLKWCEFFSGMIRKEETIKPWCHSTHLVDFDREIEENTLMREWE, encoded by the exons ATGTGCAACGACGAAATAAAAGCCAACGGCTGGTCCAGCATGCCCGCCAATGCCGGTGCCATATTTACGGACCAATCCTTCATCGAAAGGGCAGAAGCCATGCAGCTCGATACAATCATATTCCCCTTCGACGATCCTGTCGTTTCAAAGACCTGGGAATACGCCAGGGCTGTTCTTCACCCCCAGACATTGAACCATTCCATGAGGGTCTACTTCTACG GAATGGTAATCACCACCCAGCAATTCCCTGAAATAGCAGCATCCCTCAACCCAGTCACCTGGGCTCTGACCTGCCTCCTCCACGACATCGGTACTGCGGAGGAGAACCTAACTGCAACGCGCATGTCATTCGATATCTATGGCGGTATCAAGGCCCTCCATGTGCTGAAGGAGTTTGGTGCCACTGCGGACCAGGCCGAGGCCGTTGCTGAGGCGATCATTCGACATGAGGATATGGGCGTCGATGGAACTATTACATATTTCGGTCAGCTTATTCAGTTGGCTACTACATATGATAATACCGGAGTTCATCCGCATGTGAAGAGTTTTGAGGGCTTGGTGCATCAGACAACTCGCAAACAGATCAATGAGGCGTATCCGCGGTTGAAGTGGTGTGAATTTTTCTCGGGGATGATtaggaaggaagagacgaTCAAGCCTTGGTGTCATTCGACCCATTTGGTGGACTTTGACAGGGAGATAGAAGAGAATACGCTTATGAGGGAGTGGGAGTAA